CAGTTCGGCGGCGCTGGAAAAGTCGTACGGCAGTTGCACCTCCGCTGTAGCCGGCGCACCCGCTTCGACTTCGGCGGCTTCGACGATGAACCCGCCGCCCACCGAGTAGTAGGTTTGCTCGAACAGTAGGCCGTTTTCGCCAAAAGCACTCAGTGCCATAGCGTTGGGGTGGTAAGGCAGGCTCTCGTCGAGCAGCAGGACATCTCGCTGCCAGTCGAAGGCAATGCTCAAGCGTCCACCGAGCAGCAATTCGCCACTGTCGCGCAACTGTTGGATGCGCGGGTTGATGCTGGTGGGGTCGATGCTGTCGGGCCATTCACCCATCAGGCCCATGACGCTGGCGCGGTCGGTGGCGTGGCCGACGCCGGTGGCAGACATCGAGCCGTACAGGCGGACTTCGACGCGCTTTACCTGGCCCGCCAAATCCTGGTCGAACAGGGCCTGGACGAAGGTCGCGGCGGCGCGCATCGGGCCGACGGTGTGAGAACTGGACGGACCGATGCCGACTTTGAAGAGATCAAAAACACTGATAGCCATGCTAAAGCCTTACAAGCAATGGAGTAGGAATCGCTGCCATTTTTTGTAGGACAAGCGCAATGTCGGCGATACTGCCTACCATGGTCCGCGGTGACCAACGAAACTTCCTAAGACAGGCTTTAGCAGGACTAAACGATGAGTCGTCAATTTCACGCCCAGACTTATGTTTGGCTGCATGTGTTTTCCTGCGCGGCGCGGCATCTGTCATTCACTCGCTGTGCCGAAGAGCTGCACATCACCCCGGGGGCGGTGAGCCAGCAGATTCGCCAGTTGGAGGAGCGCCTGGGTTTTCGCCTGTTCCATCGCCGCGCGCGCGGGGTAGAACTGAGTGCCGAAGGCCAGCGCCTGGCCCTTACCGTCAGCGAAGCCTACGGCAGCATCGACGCCGAATTGCGTCGGCTGGACGCCGGGATGATCAGCGGCATTTTGCGTCTGCGCTCGATTCCGTCGTTCCTCGGTAAATGGCTGACCCCGCGCTTGCCGCGCCTGCAACAGCGTTACCCGGATATCCAGTTGCGCCTGGTGGCCGAAGACAGCAGCGTGGCTTTGCACGAAGGCGACTTTGACCTGGCCATTGACCTGAACGACGGCAGCTACCCTGGCCTGTTATCCACAGCCTTGCTCGATGAGCAGATCTTTCCGGTGTGCGCGCCGAGCCTGTTGCGCGGCCGTCCGCCGCTGCACGGCCCGGCCGACCTCGGGCACTTTGCGTTGTTGCACGACATCACCGCCTGGCGGGGCAGCTACGAATACGCGGAGTGGGAGTTTTATCTGAATGCCATCGGCTTCGACGGTGCCGATGTACGGCGTGGGCACACCTTCAATCGCAACCACCTGACCATCGAGGCGGCGATTGCCGGCATGGGCGTGGCGATTGCCCGGCGTACCTTGCTCAACGATGAACTGGAGCGTGGCACTTTGATAGTGCCGTTCGGGGTCGCGGTGCCGAATCACAAACGCTACGTATTGCTGTATGCCCCCGGTGCTTTAAGCCACCCGGGCG
This region of Pseudomonas fluorescens genomic DNA includes:
- a CDS encoding LysR substrate-binding domain-containing protein, whose translation is MSRQFHAQTYVWLHVFSCAARHLSFTRCAEELHITPGAVSQQIRQLEERLGFRLFHRRARGVELSAEGQRLALTVSEAYGSIDAELRRLDAGMISGILRLRSIPSFLGKWLTPRLPRLQQRYPDIQLRLVAEDSSVALHEGDFDLAIDLNDGSYPGLLSTALLDEQIFPVCAPSLLRGRPPLHGPADLGHFALLHDITAWRGSYEYAEWEFYLNAIGFDGADVRRGHTFNRNHLTIEAAIAGMGVAIARRTLLNDELERGTLIVPFGVAVPNHKRYVLLYAPGALSHPGVRAVHDWLVEEAEIFRGLHPLGEGQL